The proteins below are encoded in one region of Sedimentibacter sp. zth1:
- a CDS encoding SEC-C metal-binding domain-containing protein, giving the protein MSLYTEWNNDLEGIQTQEDYKEFWDKYMVKETEIYKQILNSKTQILNGSVKELAEKYNSTSKQFVGFLDGANTSFKEKVEVENITEDTVINAEFDFEKLLWNMHEAKAEWLFGLKEWDNIIDEEQRKKIRKEFNRSKQAVKEVKVGRNDPCPCGSGKKYKKCCGKNI; this is encoded by the coding sequence ATGAGTTTATATACAGAATGGAATAATGATTTAGAAGGAATTCAAACTCAAGAAGACTATAAAGAATTTTGGGATAAATATATGGTAAAGGAAACTGAAATATATAAGCAAATTCTTAATAGTAAAACACAGATATTAAACGGAAGTGTTAAGGAATTAGCTGAAAAATACAATTCTACTTCAAAACAATTTGTAGGCTTTTTAGATGGAGCTAACACTAGCTTTAAAGAAAAAGTTGAAGTTGAAAACATAACTGAAGATACAGTTATAAATGCTGAATTTGATTTTGAAAAGTTACTTTGGAATATGCACGAAGCAAAAGCTGAATGGCTATTTGGATTAAAAGAATGGGATAATATCATCGATGAAGAACAAAGAAAAAAAATAAGGAAAGAATTCAACCGTTCAAAACAAGCTGTTAAAGAAGTGAAAGTTGGAAGAAACGATCCTTGCCCATGTGGTTCAGGTAAAAAATACAAAAAATGCTGTGGAAAAAATATTTAA
- a CDS encoding acyltransferase codes for MNNNCGIEIVKQKSNILYLDMLRIFTIFTVIILHLSAQNWLGVSTKSFSFQVFNIYNTFVHCNVPVFIMLSGALLLDHSYNINIKKLYTKNILRLLIAYIFWSFLYAIITYIYNGQFNGAYGLLISIIKGTLNSHYHLWFLPLIIGIYMLLPIIKPLTESTHSKKLCLYFLILFFLLGILRPSIFVFSFPYKKQISTIINKFYFSPVVSWLGYLILGHYIKAYDLKRKHRILIYVLGIITYLFALIYNAYISYTTGIPNQFYYFAFSVTSFFLASTWFVFFKYQIPKFKFSKKTESIINKISKNAFGVYLVHAAIIKLLYTLGLNTLSFNPILSIPLIALLVYFISYLIVLGIRKIPFINKYII; via the coding sequence ATGAATAATAATTGTGGAATAGAAATAGTTAAACAAAAATCCAACATATTATATCTAGATATGTTAAGGATATTTACAATATTTACAGTAATAATATTACATCTATCAGCACAAAATTGGCTGGGTGTATCAACAAAAAGCTTTTCATTTCAAGTATTTAATATTTATAATACTTTTGTACATTGCAATGTTCCCGTTTTTATAATGTTGAGTGGTGCTCTATTATTAGACCATTCTTATAATATAAATATAAAAAAACTATATACTAAAAATATATTAAGACTTCTAATAGCATATATATTTTGGTCATTTTTATATGCAATTATAACATATATTTATAATGGTCAATTCAATGGAGCATATGGCTTGCTGATTTCTATAATTAAAGGTACATTGAACAGTCACTATCATTTATGGTTTTTGCCGTTGATAATAGGTATATATATGCTACTACCCATTATAAAACCTTTAACTGAAAGCACACATTCAAAAAAGCTATGCTTGTATTTCTTAATTTTATTCTTTTTATTAGGAATATTAAGACCAAGTATATTTGTTTTTAGTTTTCCGTATAAAAAACAAATATCTACAATAATTAATAAGTTTTATTTTTCACCCGTAGTTAGCTGGCTTGGGTATTTAATACTTGGTCACTATATAAAAGCCTATGATTTAAAAAGAAAGCATAGAATATTAATATACGTTTTAGGGATTATTACATATTTATTTGCTCTAATTTATAATGCATATATTTCATATACAACCGGTATTCCAAATCAATTTTATTATTTTGCCTTCTCAGTGACTAGCTTTTTTTTGGCATCCACTTGGTTTGTATTTTTCAAATACCAAATACCCAAATTTAAATTTAGTAAAAAGACTGAAAGTATAATAAATAAAATATCAAAAAATGCATTTGGAGTTTATTTAGTACATGCAGCAATAATAAAGTTATTGTATACTTTAGGGCTAAATACACTATCATTTAATCCAATATTATCTATTCCATTGATTGCTCTACTTGTATACTTTATTTCCTATTTAATAGTATTAGGTATTAGAAAAATTCCTTTTATAAATAAATATATCATATAA